The genomic interval ACCACAACCGCCCTCTGGACCCAGCAAGGTGCTAGTCCTCGACGATGACGACACCATTTTAGCCACGGTCCAGCAGCTGCTAGCCCATTGGGGAATCCAGACTGTCATCCTCAATGACCCTCTGCAGTTGTGGCCAACGCTGGCTAGCGAGTTGCCCGATCTGCTGATTTTGGACGTGGACATGCCCCACCTCAACGGCATTGAGGTCTGTCAACTGCTGCGGGATGACGATACCTGGAACGGGCTGCCGATTCTGTTCCTGACCGCCCATCGCCACCCGGAGGTCATTCTCCAGCTCTACAGCGCGGGTGCCGACGACTATGTGGGCAAGCCCTTTACCGAACCCGAACTGGTGACCCGCATCTTCAACCGCATAGAGCGCAACCGCCTGCTCCAGGCCTGGCGAAAGCCCAGCCAGCCTCTTTCTAGCGGTCTGGATGGGGGCGGGGAATACTGACATGGGGTGGTTTAAACCCTGCTCCGCCGCAGGCCCTGCGGTCTGTCCATACGATATCCCTATGAAACAGATTTTAGTCATCGACGACGAAGCTGATATTCGTATCGTTACCCAGGTCAGCCTGCAGATCACCAAGCAGTGGCTGGTGCTGACCGCCGGTTCCGGAGAAGAGGGGATCGCGATCGCCACTGAAAAACAGCCCGACGCCATCCTGCTCGATGTGGTAATGCCCGATGTCGATGGGCTGATGACCCTCAGCGCCCTCAAGCGAACCCCGGCGACCCAAGGGATTCCGGTGATCATGCTCACCGCCACCGGAGGTATCGTGACCGAGCTAGAGTACGCTGAACTGGGAGCTCAGGCGATTGTGACAAAGCCCTTTGACCCGGCTATTTTAGGCGATCAGATTGCCACCGCCCTGCACTGGGACCAGGACTAGCGGTAGGCGGCAGGGACTGCCCCCAGACCAAAGTTATAGCGATGGCCATTGCGCTTAGGACATGGGCCTCTTCCAACAGCAAAAACCGGGGCGGCGCGATGGCCTATAGCCATCGCTTCAGGGGCATGGGTCATGTCCTAACAGTTCTGGCGATGACTATAACCGGGGAAAGTCCACGGTTGTCATCCTGACGCCATGCTGAGGAAAGCAGCGCCAGAAGGGCAAGGGAACGTGCAGAAAAAGGCCCAGAGAGCCGAGTTCAGGAATAATTCCTGTACACGTGGATGTCACATTTTTTACCTAAGCTTTGACCTAGATGGATTAGAGTCCACGCCGATTGGACCGATAACCTAGGCCCCCCTGACTCCGGGGCAGGCAAGGTAACTGGGTCGCCCCATCAAGGGCTAGGCCAGGTAAACCCAAACCCACCTGCAGCAGCGGCCATAGGTTGGGAAAATCCAATCTCGATTTTGTCCCCTCTGTTCAACCTGATTCTTGAAGAGAAATGGTTCCTTCCGTTGTCGACGAAAGCCTTGTTCAGCCCTTTAAATACTGGGATAAGACTATACAAAAGGGAATATTTTACAATCAGGAACTGTACATTCAGCTCAGGTCATTCGCTAAGGATGAACGGTTAAAGGCCTACGAAGCAGCCTTTGAACAGTCTCAACAGGGGGTGATCACCTGTATTTCAGTGTCGCCGAGTCATTACACCATCTGGCTCAGGTTGCGATCGCTCAATCAAAACCTAAAACTCAATCTACAGCCCGCTGAAATGAGCGCAAGGTAGACGAGCTATCCTATAAAATTCGTCGAAATTCTTCCCAGGGTGATCGAAAAACCAGGCCTTCAGTTACTTTAAAGTCCAGCTTCATTTGGT from Leptolyngbya sp. KIOST-1 carries:
- a CDS encoding response regulator, giving the protein MKQILVIDDEADIRIVTQVSLQITKQWLVLTAGSGEEGIAIATEKQPDAILLDVVMPDVDGLMTLSALKRTPATQGIPVIMLTATGGIVTELEYAELGAQAIVTKPFDPAILGDQIATALHWDQD